CCCATTTCAGAAGCAGAAATTCATGGATCCctactcctccccccacccccgtaaCACTCAGCTGTTCTGTTTCCATGTGTCTTCTCATTTCTCCTTCAAGTACTGTGAGTGAGTACTCTTATCTACATACTCCCAAGACAGTAACTGACTAAGCCAAAGAGATTACCTATGTCCCCATCTAGGCAGAGCTTTTACTGCCAGACTAATTTTtccactactgagcccatgggttGGTTGCCCTTGGGCCAGGTGCTCACCCCTGATCCTATCAACAAAGGGCCAAGGGGAAGAGTCAGGTGAATCAAAGCACAGAACTCTTGGGACCTTTGCCCACAACCAGATCTATTTTTGGCCTAGAATGCTTTTCTTAGAACAGGATTCCAAGCATGGTGGATGATGACAGATTatatgattggagaaggaaaaaaaaaaaagaaagaaacttcaaGCCTAACATCAAACTAAAAGAttcaaaaagttagaaaaatttaattttaaaccttatgaaatatttcatagaTCACTTTCAAACATCTCACTGCTTAAACAAAAGTTCAGATCATACAGAAAATCTTGCCTTACAAAAAAACTAGAGTTGAAAATGCTTAGGCCAAACGTCATCAAACTAGTTGAAACAATACAGAATTCGTAGACTAGAGGAGCAGAGTACCACAAGATGGCAGCATCGTCCCTTCTGTGTTTCATCAGGTTTTAAGTCTACGGTGTTCATCTGTTGAGTCTTTTCTAAGAAAACTATTCACCTCTTCCTTGAAGccatttttaagaaaactgaacagAGCCCTAGTTAATACAGAAGGAATAAAGCTACAATAGATGTGGCATCTATTCTTCTACAGTCCAGTACACACATTATCTCTGAGCTCATTTTATTCCCAAGATCTTGGGACTGCCTATCTTTTTAAATCTAATTGAGTATGTAATCAGGAATAGAAGCAATGGCTTGGATTATCCAAGGATTACCGGCTCCTAAGCCATGTTACAATTTCAGGAActtaatctttttaatattccCTATTTGGCATTTATGTAATACAGgtttttattatagccattttAAATATCTGTTTATCTCTATTAGATTCAATTCAGTCGCAactgtgatggctaattttacATGGTAAGttggctcaatcatgtctgactctttgcaaccccatggactgtagcgtaccaggctcctctgtccacaggattttccaggcaagggtactacagtgggttgccatttccttctccaggggatcttcccaacccagggatcgaacccaggtctctcacattgcaggcagatgctttaccgtctgagccaccaggaaagcccgggTAACTTGGCTAGATCATGTTATATAGTTATTTGGACAAATACcagtctagatgttgctgtgaaggtattttctAGATGAGACTAAAATATAAATCAgcagattttaagattttatttttactcccTTGTACCTAGTTCAATAtgccttttgactctccttttcaAAGTCCTAATAAAAGTCAAACCTGGAATGGAAGTGAGCAGCACCTATGCACACTTACCCAGATTTGAGCCTTGCAGGCCTCCTGAAGCACTTTGGGAATATGCATGATCTACACCAGAATGAACAGCTAGCTACAaccttttcttcagtttaagatGAAGGGATAGGAGGGGGAGATGTTAACCTAAAACAGgtgagtattattattattcttcacATGCCTATAAGCCTCCCTTATTTCAGGGTACACAAAATATACATCACTGTTCCCTTCTATTTCAGTCTtagcctttctttctctcttactcaACTACCATACTCAACCCACTCCAAATTTTACTTCTCTTTGACTGCCCTGCCTTCACACTGTATTTCTTTGGAATTTTTGCTTTAAGTGCTTTTTAAACTAGTCATTAGAACCGTCTCCCTTGACTGCTCCCTTAAACTCTCTTAGTGGCTCTGAAAACAAACCTACTGAATAGTTTCACTCAAATGTTGACCTGAAGACTAGATGGGACCTGGCCTCATACATACTAGCAGAGCTAAACTAGAACAAATCTTGAATGTCTAAGTCACCTGTACAAGCATAATTTCtgaacaaatatataaaacaggAACCATCTTCCTTCAAAAGGAAAGCCTAGagactaacttttaaaaatatgtgcacaGTGAGGTCTGGATGTTAATGATTAAAAATCACTGCTTTAGAGGAAactatatatatacgtgtgtgtatatatataatttatttataaaagaatcTAATGAAATCTGTAGACTCAATCCTGAGAAACTCTTATATACAAATCTCTTTGAGAAATTTATAAGCGTTCATGTCTCTTTCAAAAGTCCCTCCTCCAGAGACCCAAGGACTaccagcttaaaaaaataaaaaacttgacCTAAAATATTCTATTATAGTTGGAGTTTCCATAGGCTATGTATGGTCCTCATGAAGCACTTTTTACCAAACCACTGAAAGTATAACTATTATTCTCAAATAGTGAAGAATTTTATAAAGTTGGGTTATTTCAGCTAGAATCTTTTCATAACACTTGCCATCACCTTTTCGAAAAGGATCTCATGAGCAGACCAGTCATTCTGTGACACACCTACAGAAAACACTAAGAGGAAGATGACAGGAGAGGAAAGCAAAGGAATAGAATGTCTGAATAAAGTACATAAAGGAAAGTGTAAAGTGCTGTGTGCACACCAATGCTTGATAGATGATACTGGATAATTCAcagaccttttttttctttattaaatgtgTAAAAACGAGTTCTCATTTTTACAAGCTCAAAATCAGACAAGTATATGAGGGTATATAATTGGCATGTATAAACTGTACCCACCAAAAAGCTCACTGCGGACACAATCCATACTACATTCAACGTCTGCATATTTACATGATATTTCCTGCAAagtaaatacaaaattaattccCATCACTTTAGTACGTATGTGGTATACATACTgaaacatacacaaacataatCAAAACAAAGGCagttttttcaaacaaaatacCAAAGGCAATTTTTTTCAACTCAAGTACCAATTCATTATTTTGTACAAAAAACAGCAAGACTAATTTAAGGGTTCTGCTCAGTTTTAGTCAGCAAGATATGTGTGTATGCTACTGAAATACAGCTaaagttttagattttaattACCAAGGTAACAGTacttctattttacaaatgaccTAAAAATagtggtgtgtgctcagtcgctccgtagtgtcagactctttaaaaccccatggactgggactcaccgggttcctctgtccatggaattttccaagcaagaataccagagtgggttgccatttccttttccagggaatcttcccaaaccaggaatcaaacccaagtctcttacagaagtctcctgcactggcaggcagattctttactgctgcatcacctgggaagcctcaaaaaTAGTGGATGCCAATACGTATTCTCgacattttaagaaatcttcaaaatgtaaatacatttctaaaaatacatgtaccttgccattcattcaataaacatgatCTGTTTTAAAATAGATCACAAAAATTCAATTTACCAGAATTCTATACCTATTTCCTGACTATTTATTTCAGTCTTAAATCTGACTTTGTATCAAAAGCAGTAGTTTAAGAATTTATTCATAAGATTAATCCCAAGAGTTACTGGGTAGctttcacattattttattccttataaATCTAAATCACTACAAAGTCTCAACCAGTGACTTGAATCAGTCCTTAAATCAGACTTATATCTAGGAGGGTCCTTAAAATGTGCATGGGCCCTATCTAAGAACTAATGAGTAAAAatctttcagaaacatttttttttagtttccaggTGATAATATGCAGCCTAGAGTGGAAGACTCTGACCTGGATCaccagaccagtggttctcaacttaCAAAGTACATCTGAGTCACTTgacaaaacttttttaaaaaaacaggaaaaaaaaaagaaaaacagatttgctTCAGTAGTTTGAGAGTGGTGTCCAAGAACCAGCATTTCAAATAATCTTTGCAGTTGGACCACAAACCACTCTTAAGAAACAATGCACAGATTTTGTCAGGCTGTGAATGAGTACATTCAGCAGTTTAGGTGACGCTGTCCTGCCAGTACTCATGATCCTGCCACCCCTCGTGATCCTACCACCCCAGTAGTTTTAACTAATGTTTTGAGGGTAACACacagcctttaaaaataaaatatatttctactcTTACACATAAGGTCAAAGTCAAGTGAACTGTGAGATCATAATTCACTcactaaagaaggaaaaagctcaaacaaattttaaaaatctttaaacagACTTGTTCTAAGCACTCAACGTAAATCTAAATGCCTTCCCCAGCCTGGGATGTGATCAGAGGTAGTGCTTCCAGCTCACCAAATGTGATGTAGTTTATGAGAGACAAACATTCTAATCATAATCTGTAACCTAACCTACTCTGTAGAGCCTCTGTGTAACAGAGATTGGACATCAGCTGGATATTAAATAATACTAAAACAGTGAATAATACactcttaatttaaaataatgaaacttcaTAATATTTCCCTCACATAATAAATTTCTACATTTAATACTGGGGGGGCGGGGAACCTAGAAAACACCAAGGGTATCATGCTACCTCCTTTGTGAAGAAGCTATTTACTAGTTTTCTACCATTTTTgtcattatctgtaaaatggatagtTGCCATGTATAACTCtacttcaagaattttttttaaaagcacagaaaagTAACCACACGTAAGGCCACACAGCAAATCAGAGGCTAGCTGGAAATAGCAACACTTTCCACTTGGGAAGTCAAGTTCATTATCTTATCAACTTCACAACTGTTTCTCACAGAGTGTGATGActaaaaattatgaatatttaaGTGCATTTGTGTGCAAGCTACACCACCCTCACCCAACTTTAGGAATAGATATAATCTACTTTGAACCCAAGAACTGCGTAagaactaaacagcagcaacaaagctAGGAAGCAGCTAAAAGTCTATGGTCAGGGGAACCTCTATGGCATCTTGTTCACCCATCCTATATCTAAGATGCTAATATTTCCCGTGTACATACTTCTCTATCACATTCTTCACAAAGGCTTATACCACCTCTTTTCCAGGGGCATATGTGATTAAACAGTTGGCATTTCTTAACCAAACAATGAAAAGGCAACTGCCAAAACCTAGTATTGTATTGTCAGAAAGGCaaatcatttcataaaataaGAAACTGAAACTTTCAAATCCACAGTTTTTAAGAAGCTAAACAATGCATAATGAATTTTAACCACTTAAAGAGTCTAGACTATTAAAACAATCAAAccatttttcagtttataaatgaCCTAAGgtcaaaataatgaatttaaaaattaagcaaaacaaagttgaaaaattatacaaatatccAAACCAAGTGACATGTCttctacttagaaaaaaaagCTTCTTGAATGGCtgaaatgaagagagagagacagcactCCTGGAAAAGGATTTCGAAACAGAACACAGTGGCATAAGGCACTACCTTAACATTAAGTCTACACTGGATCATCTTAAATCCAGAACATGAACAGGAAAAGGAAGGATACAAACATCTGACTTCTCACGTCCTTTTAGCTGGTTTGGCAGTTAActgcttttctctttcaagtTCCTTCTCTCGTTGCTGCTCCCTTTCCAActcttctttttgtctcttctgcTGCAGTTTAAGTGCTCTTTtctaagtcaaaaaaaaaaaattaaaagccaagAGAACAAAAGGCTTATAGGTTATGGCCTAGTTTAAAAGCAGTAGTGCTAGTGGTTATGGGGAGATGCAActgggaggtacaaactactgggtGTAAGACAGGCTCAAAGATGTGCTATACAACagggggaatatagccaatatttagtaataactgtaaatggaaaataacctttacaaattaaaaaaataatttaagtaatgGTGCTTTTACATAGtaataaatttcatatttaacttttaaatttgtcCTGGGCAATTTTTTTACTGACGAATAGTTGCTGTACAATGTAAATTATAGGTATAAAATATAGTTATTCACAATTTTTAATGTTCTGGGTAATTTAAAGTCTCCTTAATACAAAAAGTTTGTTACTCAAAACTCCTATTAAATGACAATTACAGTGACATATTCAGAGACTGTGAGCCCACTAGCCCAGTTATTAGTAGAAAAGCCCAGTGGGGTTCATAAGAATGTGTATTAAAAGAAACTAATGTACCATGAATTAAGTATGTGattgtatatgaatatataaaaagtcagaaaatgaattctgaagaaaaagagaCAATCCTCTACTTCTGTAAAGATCGTAAAAGAATTTTCAACTCACTTTCAACTTTGATGTCTTTTCATGAAGCATCAACATCTCTTTTCTTATATTCACCAACTTGGCATGATAGTGTTTAGCTTCAGTGAACTTAAGatggaaaagtaaaatgaaaagtcagcttagactgaaatatgaaaatggataaataaaccaaTATCTAAGTGATAGTTCATTCTTCCTAAATTAGTCAAAACTTTTGAAGCTTTAATTAACTCCACATTTTAATTCCAAAagttcaaatttaatttaaaccACTAGTAGGGCTTTTGAGAATACTGAATTCAGTTCAGATTGATTAAAAAAGTTACTAAACATAGACATTTATATTCTGTACAAATAACATTTTGCCTTAAAAACATGCAGTATAATCCTGAAATTTTAGTAAAACTATCCAACAATGGTACCAGTTTCATTCAAGAAAAGTAAAGCACTCTGTACTGCCTCTACAAGGGAGAGGCCGAGCAGGGTACACAGGACAGTTGAGTCTGCCCATCTGGAAAAACCAAGCTGTGGCCAGGGAGCCCTAAGAAGGCTGTGGACAAGTTTGGTGATGTTCTTTGGGCTTCTGAAGTCAGACCAAGGAGAACAATCTCTGTAAGGAGCTTTTCTTCCCAATGAATGTTAAGTACAGACTTTCCATTTCAGCCAGAgataggagagaaggaaaaaagcacTTCTTTCTCAGGAAGCAAGGTTAACAGAGAGAGAAGATGAGGTAACAAAAATGAAAGGTGTCAGTAGTGAGCTCAGCAGCCTTAATGTAGCTACAAGTAAAGTCAGAGTCTGATGAGCTCGCGAGCTTACAGACCCTCTTTCTCTGGCCTTCTATTGATCAATTCTTACATGACAATCAAAACCACTCTTGggctgagagaaggaaaaagaggaagactTAGCTTCTACCCCTTCAGATGGAAGCAAGAGTATTACATCTGCTTGGTTCTTTCATTTATccttaattcattcaacaaatatatgcTCTGCTGCTATATGAACTCAGTGGGAAAGACAAAAGTTGGTGGGTTTTGCCCACTTCCTTCACAAATCAAGGACTACTGACTAGAAGACTTTGTATTTACGACCTAACACTAGAGAAGGTGGACTTGGTTTCTGATTgttataaaaggaaaacattaaccCACAACATTTTCCAATGAAAAGTCCATTTTTTGACATATGTATGAAAtcccacaaaatcatgcaaacTACACTATTTCTAATGTTCAGGGTAAAGAGAAAGGTAGCCACAAGTTCCTTATTTCTGTTAATTctccatttcttaaaataaagtgTATCAGTTCCTCTcatcaaaaaccaaaaaaccaagaaaaaaaaaaaagctaaaaacctTCTGGTGAAATTCAACTGTTGTCACTTACATTGAAAGATATAAAGAGTCTGTCAAGGACCATCAAACAGTCTCTTTCAGCATTAATTTGTTACGGCGTTACAAAAATgccatacaatgaaataaatgctaattttaaaaaccatgtaCTTGATAAACAGAGATGGTCTTCCTTAAGGGGAAAAACAGCACCCCAAAAATTCcttacatttacttttattagtttttaCTTATGAGAAGATCTATTCCAGATTTTCATATACAAGTTCAATTTCCTATCACAAGTTTAACATTTGAAAGTTAACAATTCAAAACAATAGAAGATCTATTAAAGTAAATCAAGGTTTTCTGTTAGACAAcacattctaaattttaaaaattagagaaaaaaaatctcaaacataCATAAGTACAAAATTGGGAGGATAAAACTATTTCTAAATAGTTGTCTGTAAGCTGTCTCTAAGCTATTGTCAACTAAATCATACTTGGGAGTAagtgctgactctttgcgatcccatggactgtaacccatcaagGTCCTCTTATCCacaggattatccaggcaagaattctggagtgggttgccaattcctcctccaatggatcctcccgacacagggattgaacccacatctcctgtggctcctgcatcggcaggtgattctttgccactgagccacctgggaaacccccaaatCATACTTACCAAAGCATTAATGTCCAACATAGAATGACattctttaaattttgaaatttcttgCTCCAATGTGTCTAATAGTACAACTTGGTTCTGTCTGAAACAAAAGCATACAGCCAAAATAAACTCTATATACTCTAAGTGATGGTTCAGTAAAAGGAATCACATTCATCTTGGTTAATGTTAAAAGTAGATTAAGTTGGAAATTTATTGACTTTCCAATGCTTATTTAGTTTAGCAtaatctttttcaaaataatatttcaaagccACATTCTGATAACTAAATATGTCTTTTATTCTGGCCTCAATTTCAGATTCCAGTAACATCAaaccatttttaattattttattacttatttctaGCAACTCTCTGTACTATCCCTGAAAAAGTTTTTTATACTATCTTGCACAAGAAAtctgatgttttatatatattaaaattgtaacattaccataaaggaaaagaagtcaTGAATTTTTAGATTAGAGCTGGGAAAAATGCAGTATCAAGGGATAATAACCAGTTGTGTGATCTTGGAAATTTCGTTTTTCTGGACCTAAATTCATTTACAAAGTAAGAAGGTCATACCAGGTGATTTCTAAGATTTCTCATTAAAATCTGATTCAAAACTTTCTATTGAAGAAGAGAAACCAACTTCTCTGATATTCTTCTCCAGATCAACCAATGCTAGTATCACAGGAATAAGTGACACTGGGGGCggtggcggcgggggggggggcatcCATTTAATTAAATACTGCGAAGAATAATATAGACAAACAAAAGTATGACATGATGTGCTTGCAAAATTATGTCAAACAGAGAACAATGATGacaaaaagaaatagcaaagaaGAGACTGAAGCGCAGTTATAACATCTCATTCAGCACACAAATCCCATAGGTCATAAGTGTCCCTTCAGCTCTGAATGTAGACAACGGAGGGTGAAACACTGAATGGATGAGAGGAGAACTCAGCAAGTCAATGATCCAAGACAAGTAGGACAGCAAAAACACCGTGTtaaaactggaaaacataaaaacaaaaagaaactaaaagtggGTTCTTCCAAAAAGATTGATAAAATTGACAACCTTCTAGCTAGactaacaaagaaaaagagaaagacacaaaTCACTAACATAATTTATGGAAAGGGAGTCACCACTACTTATTCCATAGATGttaaaaaggataataaaggaatactTCAGATAGCTctatgcccacaaatttgataacTTAGAATGGAAATGACTAATTCCTTGAAAGACGCAAACTACCAAAACTCACACAAGGAGAAACAGACCATCTAAGTAGCCCTATACTTAAAATTAGCAACTTTCCAAAAATGAAAGAACCAGGAAAGATGACTTCACTgatggtttctaccaaacatttaaggaggaAATTATACCAATTTTCCACCCTCTCCTTTAGAAATGGAAGCAAAGGGGGCACTTTCCAATTCATTCCatgaggccagcattatcctTAAGTCAAAAtcagataaagacattacaagaaaggaaaactatagaccattatctttcacaaacatagatgcaaaaatcctcaacaaaatatcaaCAAATCAAATCCAGCAATGTATAAAAAAGAGTTATATACcacaaccaagtgggatttattccaaatACACAAAGCTGGTTcagcatttgaaaatcaatcagtgaAACCAACCACATCAActggttaaagaagaaaaatcatatggtctttttttttgttttgttttttgttttgtttttttttttttttggcatatggTCTTAtcagatgcagaaaaaatatttgacaaagtCAAACAcacattcatgattaaaaacattCTCATCAAACTAGGAAGAgaggaacttcctcaacttgataaagaatatctttaaaaaaaaaaaaaaaaagccacatcaTCTACTAAGAAACTAGAAAGTTTCCACCTAAAGATCAGGAGCAAAAGGATATCTACTCTCAGTAATCCTAGGCAACATTGTATTGGAAGTCCTAATGcagtaagacaagaaaaggaaataaaaagtatacaattagaaaggaagaaataacactGTCTTTATTCACAGAAAACATGATTGCCTATgtggaaaatcccaaagaatcaacaacagcaaaagaaaaccaggaaagaaaatatgaatacagCAAGGTTTCAGAATACaaagttaatatacaaaagtcagcTGCTTTCATACCTACCAGCAATGcataattagaataaaaaatcAATACCACTGACAATAATCCCTGTCCCATAAAATAAACTttggtataaatctaacaaaacatatATAGGCTCTATATGCAAAAACTATTAAGttctaatgaaagaaataaatgagatctAAATATGGAAGAGATATTCTAAGTACATGGAATAAAAAATTCAACATGCTAAGATAGCAAGTCTTCCCAACTTGATCCATAGGGTCAATGCAATCTCAATCTaaatcccagcaagttattttgtagatgtcaacaaactaattctaaaattcacatggaaagcCAAAGACCCAGACAAGCCAAGacatacagaagaaaaataaaactggaagattTATATTACTtacattactaaatttcaaatTTCATTATGGAAACTACAAAAATCAAGATAGCATGGTATTACTGAAAGAACAGAAACACTGATCAATGGGACAGTCTAGAAAGCTCTTAACTTGAcccatatatttcttttttctttctctgaagtttgcttcagctcagttcaggtcagttcagtagctaagtcgtgtacaactctttgagactccaaggactgcagcagcacaggattccctgtccatcaccaactcctagaggttacccaaactcatgtccatcaagtcggtgatgccatccaaccatctcatcctctgttgtgcccttctcctcccaccttcaatctttcccagcatcagggtcttttccaatgagttagttcctcacatcaagtggccaaagtattggagtttcagcttcaacatcagtttccaatgaatattccaataaatatttaggactgatttccttttggatggactgtttggatctccttgcagtccaagggactctcaagagtcttctccaacaccacagttcaaaagcaccaattctttggtgctcagctttctttataattcaactctcacatctatacatgactactggaaaacccatagctttgactagatggacctttgttggcaaagtaatttctctgcttttaatatgctgtgtaggttggtcatagtttttcttccaaggagcaagcgtcttttaattccatggctgcagttatcatctgcagtgattttgaagccccaaaaaataaagtctctcactgtttccaccatttccccatctatttgccatgaagtgatgggaccagatgccatgatcttagttttctgaatgctgagttttaagccagctttttcactctcctctttcactttcatcaagaggttctttagttcttcgctttctgccataagtgtgatgtcatctgcatatctgaggttattgatatttctcccagcaatcttgattccagcttgattcatccagcccagcatttctcatgatgtactctgcatataagttgaataagcagggtgacaatatacagccttgacgtactcctttcccaattcagaatcagtctgttgttccgtgtccagttttaaccattgctt
The Cervus canadensis isolate Bull #8, Minnesota chromosome 6, ASM1932006v1, whole genome shotgun sequence genome window above contains:
- the BLOC1S6 gene encoding biogenesis of lysosome-related organelles complex 1 subunit 6, with protein sequence MSVPGPSSPDGVLAGPPEGLEAGDLTPGTGLSDTSPDEGLIEDLTIEDKAVEQLAEGLLSHYLPDLQRSKQALQELTQNQVVLLDTLEQEISKFKECHSMLDINALFTEAKHYHAKLVNIRKEMLMLHEKTSKLKKRALKLQQKRQKEELEREQQREKELEREKQLTAKPAKRT